One genomic window of Staphylococcus hsinchuensis includes the following:
- the tuf gene encoding elongation factor Tu, with amino-acid sequence MAKEKFDRSKEHANIGTIGHVDHGKTTLTAAIATVLAKNGDTVAQSYDMIDNAPEEKERGITINTAHIEYTTDKRHYAHVDCPGHADYVKNMITGAAQMDGAILVVSAADGPMPQTREHILLSRNVGVPALVVFLNKVDMVDDEELLELVEMEVRDLLSEYDFPGDDVPVISGSALKALEGEAEYEEKILELMQNVDDYIPTPDRDSDKPFMMPVEDVFSITGRGTVATGRVERGQIKVGEEIEIIGMQEESSKTTVTGVEMFRKLLDYAEAGDNIGALLRGVAREDVQRGQVLAAPGTITPHTKFKAEVYVLSKDEGGRHTPFFTNYRPQFYFRTTDVTGVVNLQEGTEMVMPGDNVEMNVELISPIAIEDGTRFSIREGGRTVGSGVVTEIHE; translated from the coding sequence ATGGCTAAAGAAAAATTTGATCGTTCAAAAGAACATGCCAATATTGGTACTATCGGTCACGTCGACCATGGTAAAACAACTTTAACAGCTGCTATTGCAACTGTTTTAGCGAAAAACGGAGACACAGTTGCTCAATCATATGACATGATCGACAACGCTCCAGAAGAAAAAGAACGTGGTATTACAATCAATACTGCACACATCGAGTATACTACTGACAAACGTCACTATGCTCACGTTGACTGCCCAGGACACGCTGACTATGTTAAAAACATGATCACTGGTGCTGCGCAAATGGACGGAGCTATCTTAGTAGTATCAGCTGCTGACGGCCCAATGCCACAAACTCGTGAGCACATCTTATTATCACGTAACGTTGGTGTACCAGCATTAGTTGTATTCTTAAACAAAGTTGACATGGTAGACGACGAAGAATTATTAGAATTAGTTGAAATGGAAGTTCGTGACTTATTAAGCGAATACGACTTCCCAGGTGACGATGTACCTGTAATCTCAGGTTCAGCTCTTAAAGCATTAGAAGGCGAAGCTGAATACGAAGAAAAAATCTTAGAATTAATGCAAAATGTTGACGATTACATTCCAACACCAGACCGTGACTCAGACAAGCCATTCATGATGCCAGTTGAGGACGTATTCTCAATCACTGGTCGTGGTACTGTTGCTACAGGCCGTGTTGAACGTGGTCAAATCAAAGTCGGTGAAGAAATCGAAATCATCGGTATGCAAGAAGAATCAAGCAAAACTACAGTTACTGGTGTAGAAATGTTCCGTAAATTATTAGACTATGCTGAAGCTGGTGACAACATCGGTGCATTATTACGTGGTGTTGCACGTGAAGATGTACAACGTGGTCAAGTTTTAGCTGCTCCTGGAACTATCACTCCACACACTAAATTCAAAGCGGAAGTTTACGTTTTATCTAAAGACGAAGGTGGACGTCACACTCCATTCTTCACTAACTACCGCCCACAATTCTATTTCCGTACTACAGACGTAACAGGCGTTGTTAACTTACAAGAAGGTACAGAAATGGTTATGCCTGGCGATAACGTTGAAATGAACGTTGAGTTAATTTCACCAATCGCTATCGAAGATGGTACTCGTTTCTCAATCCGTGAAGGTGGACGTACTGTTGGATCAGGCGTTGTAACTGAAATCCACGAATAA
- a CDS encoding M20 family metallopeptidase: MIDWFQLASEKENKMIQIRRYLHQYPELSFKEHHTHEFILSHLSQLSCDIQAPVGRNGIIATFKGRGDGPTIALRADFDALPIEELADVPYKSKNKGVMHACGHDGHTATLLGVADLIEEHLNCLNGDVVLIFQYGEELMPGGSQEMIDAGCLQNVDRIYGNHLWSGYPTGTIYSRPGPMMASPDEFQITINGRGGHGTKPHETIDPIVILSEFILSTQKLVSRTIDPVKQAVISFGMIQAGAADNVIPDSAVCKGTVRIFDTEVQDHIIEKLEKLLKGLSIANDITYDFEYIKGYLPVNNNANCYEIVKQAANEINLRFNEADLMMVGEDFSHYQKVRPGAFFLTGCGNKQKETDYPHHSPKFNIDEQAMKYATSEFMKILELEDVIHVKKNK, from the coding sequence ATGATTGATTGGTTCCAACTTGCGAGTGAAAAAGAGAATAAAATGATACAAATCCGTCGTTACTTACACCAATATCCTGAACTTTCATTTAAAGAACACCACACACATGAATTTATCTTAAGTCACTTGAGTCAATTATCATGTGATATACAAGCTCCTGTAGGTAGAAATGGAATCATTGCTACATTTAAAGGTAGAGGTGACGGACCAACGATTGCCTTGCGTGCTGACTTTGACGCATTACCTATTGAAGAGTTAGCCGATGTGCCTTACAAATCAAAAAATAAAGGAGTCATGCATGCGTGTGGTCATGATGGTCATACTGCAACTTTACTAGGTGTAGCTGATTTAATAGAAGAACATTTAAATTGCTTAAATGGTGATGTGGTGCTTATCTTCCAATATGGAGAAGAACTTATGCCTGGTGGCTCTCAAGAAATGATTGATGCTGGTTGCCTACAAAATGTTGACCGAATTTATGGAAACCACCTATGGAGTGGTTATCCTACTGGTACGATTTATTCTCGACCTGGACCAATGATGGCTTCACCTGATGAATTCCAAATAACAATCAACGGTAGAGGTGGCCATGGGACCAAACCACATGAGACCATAGACCCAATCGTTATATTATCTGAGTTCATTTTAAGTACGCAAAAGCTTGTTTCAAGAACAATAGATCCAGTTAAACAAGCCGTTATTAGTTTCGGTATGATACAAGCAGGTGCAGCTGATAATGTCATACCAGACTCAGCAGTTTGTAAAGGCACAGTCCGAATATTTGATACTGAGGTTCAAGACCACATTATAGAAAAATTAGAGAAATTATTAAAAGGCTTATCTATAGCCAATGATATAACCTATGATTTTGAATATATAAAAGGATATTTACCAGTTAACAATAATGCAAATTGTTATGAAATAGTTAAACAAGCAGCAAATGAAATCAATCTAAGATTTAACGAAGCTGATTTAATGATGGTAGGAGAAGATTTTTCACATTATCAAAAAGTAAGACCAGGTGCGTTCTTTTTAACAGGATGTGGCAATAAGCAGAAAGAGACAGATTACCCTCACCACAGTCCTAAATTTAATATTGATGAGCAAGCGATGAAATACGCCACAAGTGAATTTATGAAAATATTAGAATTAGAAGATGTTATTCATGTGAAAAAAAATAAATGA
- a CDS encoding glycine C-acetyltransferase, which produces MVQSLHSFLDDNIQYLKDNGLYNEIDSIEGANGPEIKINGKQYINLSSNNYLGLATDEDLKQAAKEAIDSHGVGAGAVRSINGTLDLHDELEETLAEFKGTEAAIAYQSGFNCNMAAISAVMNKHDAILSDELNHASIIDGCRLSKAKIIRVNHSDMDDLRAKAKEAVESGQFNKVMYITDGVFSMDGDVAKLPEIVEIAETYGLITYVDDAHGSGVMGKGAGTVKHFGLQDKIDFQIGTLSKAIGVVGGYVAGTQSLIDWLKAQSRPFLFSTSLAPGDTKAITEAVKKLMNSTELHDKLWDNGNYLKAGLKDLGFNIGESESPITPVIIGDEKETQMFSQRLKEEGVYVKSIVFPTVPKGTGRVRNMPTAAHTKEMLDQALKAYEKVGKELGTIK; this is translated from the coding sequence ATGGTTCAATCTCTACACTCATTTTTAGATGACAACATTCAATATTTAAAAGATAACGGTCTATATAACGAAATTGATTCAATCGAAGGTGCCAACGGACCGGAAATAAAGATTAATGGTAAGCAATACATCAACTTATCTTCTAACAACTATTTAGGTCTTGCGACAGACGAAGATTTAAAGCAAGCTGCTAAAGAAGCAATCGATTCTCACGGCGTAGGTGCTGGTGCAGTAAGATCGATTAATGGAACACTTGATTTACATGACGAATTAGAAGAAACACTTGCTGAATTTAAAGGTACAGAAGCTGCTATTGCCTATCAATCTGGGTTTAACTGTAATATGGCTGCAATTTCTGCAGTAATGAATAAGCATGATGCAATCTTATCTGATGAACTGAATCACGCTTCTATTATTGATGGTTGTCGCTTATCTAAAGCTAAGATCATTCGCGTAAACCATTCTGATATGGATGATTTAAGAGCAAAAGCGAAAGAGGCTGTAGAATCAGGACAATTTAACAAAGTTATGTATATTACTGATGGCGTATTTAGTATGGATGGTGATGTAGCAAAGTTACCTGAAATTGTAGAAATTGCTGAAACATACGGTTTGATTACGTACGTAGATGATGCTCATGGTTCTGGCGTAATGGGGAAAGGCGCTGGTACGGTGAAACATTTCGGTTTACAAGATAAGATAGATTTTCAAATTGGAACATTATCTAAAGCAATTGGAGTAGTTGGTGGGTATGTAGCAGGTACGCAATCACTCATCGATTGGTTGAAGGCACAATCAAGACCATTCCTTTTCTCTACATCATTAGCACCAGGAGATACAAAAGCAATTACTGAAGCCGTTAAAAAGCTTATGAATTCAACTGAATTACATGACAAATTATGGGATAACGGGAATTACTTAAAGGCTGGATTAAAAGATTTAGGATTTAATATTGGCGAGTCAGAATCACCAATCACACCTGTCATTATTGGAGATGAAAAGGAAACACAAATGTTCAGCCAACGTTTAAAGGAAGAAGGCGTCTATGTTAAATCAATTGTCTTCCCTACAGTACCAAAAGGAACAGGCCGTGTGAGAAATATGCCAACAGCCGCACATACTAAAGAAATGTTAGATCAAGCTCTGAAGGCATATGAAAAGGTTGGAAAAGAACTCGGTACGATTAAGTAA
- a CDS encoding GNAT family N-acetyltransferase — MEFRELTMADEPLYCNYISEWIDHDEKIVPSITNITRYDNFSQLVHFLADSKSSDGFVDNTTLFLIDDDEIIGAANIRHELNDRLKKAVGHIGYGVRKKYRGKGYGTKILKKSLDYASRIGITEVLVTCKQGNDASAAVIMNNGGEEIESYHREDGTVFRRFIIENG; from the coding sequence ATGGAATTTAGAGAATTAACCATGGCAGATGAACCACTATATTGTAACTATATCAGCGAATGGATTGACCATGATGAAAAGATTGTGCCAAGTATAACAAACATTACGAGATATGATAATTTTTCACAATTAGTTCATTTCTTAGCAGATAGTAAATCAAGTGATGGTTTTGTAGATAATACAACACTATTTTTAATTGATGATGACGAAATCATAGGAGCTGCCAATATACGTCATGAACTCAATGACCGTTTGAAAAAAGCTGTGGGACATATCGGATATGGCGTTCGAAAAAAATATCGTGGCAAAGGCTATGGTACAAAAATTCTTAAAAAATCGTTAGATTATGCCTCAAGAATTGGAATTACAGAAGTTTTAGTAACGTGTAAACAAGGCAATGACGCTTCAGCCGCTGTCATAATGAACAATGGTGGAGAAGAAATTGAGTCATATCATAGAGAAGATGGCACAGTATTTCGTAGATTTATCATAGAAAATGGATAA
- a CDS encoding YveK family protein → MESTVDLTKILKMLKNNLKLLIILPLIFLLISAIISFFFIDNKYQATTQVLVNEKEKDPKMMAQEVQSNIQLVNTYSEIVKSPRIINKVSEKLDNKYTSKELESMLSVNNQAETQLLNINITSKDKKESEKIANAYANVFSKEVPKIMSVDNVSILSHADGTSKQVEPKTIINLALGIFIGLALALLIIGFKALFDKRIKNEEDVERLLDIPVLGSIQKYE, encoded by the coding sequence ATGGAAAGTACAGTGGATTTAACTAAGATCTTAAAGATGCTAAAGAATAATTTGAAATTATTAATTATACTACCTTTAATATTCTTACTCATCAGTGCAATAATTTCATTTTTCTTTATAGACAATAAATATCAGGCAACTACCCAAGTACTCGTAAATGAAAAAGAAAAAGACCCCAAGATGATGGCACAAGAAGTTCAAAGCAACATACAACTAGTGAATACATACTCGGAAATAGTAAAAAGCCCTAGAATTATTAATAAAGTATCAGAAAAGTTAGACAACAAATACACATCTAAAGAACTTGAAAGTATGTTATCGGTAAATAATCAAGCAGAAACTCAGTTATTAAATATCAATATTACAAGTAAAGATAAAAAAGAATCTGAGAAAATAGCGAATGCTTACGCAAATGTGTTTAGTAAGGAAGTTCCCAAAATTATGAGTGTAGATAACGTTTCTATATTATCTCATGCAGACGGAACGAGTAAGCAAGTAGAGCCTAAAACAATTATCAATTTAGCGTTAGGTATATTTATTGGTTTAGCATTAGCTCTATTAATCATAGGATTTAAAGCACTGTTTGATAAACGTATTAAAAATGAAGAAGATGTTGAACGACTACTAGATATACCAGTATTAGGTTCAATACAGAAATATGAGTAG